From a region of the Zingiber officinale cultivar Zhangliang chromosome 4B, Zo_v1.1, whole genome shotgun sequence genome:
- the LOC121978744 gene encoding zinc finger MYM-type protein 5-like, translating to MPENNSDEDINQEIMFPLNVDDLGNWDKMQNIGDFLVEKCPRKDDDILFPLDNTGRHFNPSHYKRQLPNGEKSDRRWLVYSISMDKIFCFCCKLFKTQRITMKLGHLTDEGYKDWKNINRCLSLHETSKDHIDCMTSWIELERKLRKKKTIDENIQVAINKEREHWKQVLKRIIAVVQRIAKNNLPLRGDNEKLYVENNGIFLQLIEMIAEFDPIMEEHFRRV from the coding sequence ATGCCTGAAAATAACAGTGATGAAGATATAAATCAAGAGATCATGTTTCCTTTAAATGTTGATGATCTAGGAAATTGGGACAAAATGCAAAATATTGGGGATTTTCTAGTTGAAAAATGTCCTAGAAAAGATGATGAtattttgtttcctcttgatAACACCGGTAGACACTTCAAtccatcacattataagaggcaaTTGCCAAATGGTGAGAAAAGTGACAGAAGATGGCTAGTGTATTCTATTTCTATGGACAAGATCTTTTGTTTCTGTTGCAAGTTATTCAAGACTCAAAGAATCACAATGAAACTTGGTCATTTGACTGATGAAGGATACAAAGATTGGAAGAATATCAATCGATGTCTTAGTCTTCATGAAACTAGTAAAGATCATATTGATTGCATGACTAGTTGGATTGAATTAGAAAGAAAACTTCGAAAGAAAAAGACAATTGATGAAAATATACAAGTAGCAATTAACAAGGAGAGAGAACATTGGAAACAAGTATTAAAGAGAATAATTGCAGTTGTGCAAAGAATTGCGAAGAATAACTTGCCACTTCGGGGAGATAATGAGAAGCTTTATGTTGAGAATAATGGAATCTTTTTACAGCTAattgaaatgattgctgaatTTGATCCAATAATGGAGGAGCACTTTCGGCGTGTTTAA